The Juglans regia cultivar Chandler chromosome 16, Walnut 2.0, whole genome shotgun sequence nucleotide sequence AACTTCTGAAGTGACTTGGCTAAATCTCCCCCTACTTGCCTCGTGGtccaaacattttttatgaCTTCCTCACAACCTTCCTCAAGAGTCCATCTAGCCTCATATCTAAAcatccttctcctcctccatgTTATTGAAAGTACCTGCTTCATACTCAGCAAAAGGGGTCTATGGTCTGAACATCTTGCTGTAACACCTCTACCCACCCTTCTTTATAAATCTCCTTCCATCTTAAATTGGCTACTGCCCTATCAAGCATTTCCCTTAGTGAAAGTCTCACTATCATGCATGTTACTCCAAGTAAGTTTGTCTCCCCTCCAACCCATATTAAAAAGGCCTCCCCTTTCTAGTACATTTATGAACATATTCATTTGTTTCTCTTGCCTTTGTTTCTCTCCCACCTTCTCATCATGTGTTAAGATTTCTTTAAAATCCCCCACCACACACCAACCCACCCCATCATTGGGTCTTAGAGAAGCCAACAACTTCCACGCTTCTTCTCTTAAACTGGTTTCTGGTTGCCCATAAAAACTAGTTAGCAACCATATCTCTTTCCCTTCCTCATTTGTGACCCAAGCATTAATGTGTCTGTTTGAGTAATTTAATATCTCTAACTCCACAGACTGGTCCCATAGAAGCATAAGACCCCATTTCCTTCCTTCTAGATCTACTACAAAACACCACTCACTTCTCACCCTTCTTTTTATACTATCACACTTTTCACTCCTTAAttttgtttccataaaaaaGACCACATTTGACCTCTTCTCCTTTACCAAATGGCAAAGGTCTTGAACTATTCGAGGGTTGCCAAGTCCTCGGCAATTTCAACTTAGTGTTTTCATAATGATTGGTGGAGCTGTCCACCAGCATCCACCAAAACAATGTGTCTCTTTCACCTCACTATTACTACATTTTGCttttttcctctccctttccacCACTTCTCATTTCCCATCTTGTCTAAATAGCCTTTTTGATAAGCAAGAAGCACTGTTAGAAAccatagaattttttttcccttgcttTCCTATTCCAAACCCCCATAGTTCTTCCTTTTACCTTCATTAAGCAATCACTTATATCAATTCTTTCTCCCATTTCACTCATCTCCTCCCTTGATTCCTCActctttttctcttgattttctGTTGTAGTTTCCTTCCATGTTTCAGTACTAACCATTTTTGCATTCCCCCTTTCATCTTCTTGAAAATCTTGGTTTTTACTCATCACCTCCTCACTTCTTACATTAATTTCTTCCTCCCTCTGAATTTCATCTTGTTTCTGACTTCCTTCCTTCTCCTTCACACTATTATTCTTTTCCTCATCCTTTACTCCAACTACATTTCTTGTTATCATTTTTTGTTTCCATCTCACATTTCTACCCTCCTCTTTCTGCTTAAATTTAGCTCTCATCCATGCCCTCATCCAAGTACCAAACTGagtctcttcctcctccttcccCATACATCCTCCTTCTCCATGGATGATATagccacatttaaaacaaaaatgtggaagtttttcaaatttcagaggAACTCAATAAGTTCTCCCTTTAATAGCAATAGACTATAGTCCTTCACCTAGCCAATAGTTTCCCAAGCTCTATTTCTATTAAAATCCTTAGAAATGAACCCCACCCACTCCCATCGTCCTGTGACTCAACTTCCAGTACTTTACCCACAGTCTCACCTCGTTTTTCTCCTCTTTCCTTATTCATACATACGATTGGTAAGTCATGAAACTTAACCTAGAACCTCTCCCTACTGAAATCCATCTGCTGTGGTGGTATGAATCCATCTAAGGGCAATATCACAAACATCTGGTTGTCGAATAACCATGCTCTCCTATCAAGGATCCTCTGTTTATCAGCTTGGTTAGCGAAGGTGATTACAAACATATTTGTGCCCACCTCTTGAAACTGAGCCTTCTTGCTTATCCTCCACACTTTAGCCATCGTTGCTTCAATAACCCCCTGACTTATGTTTCTTTCCATCCATACATTTCCTACCAGACTACATTCCCCTTTATTTTTCAACTCCTCAGAGATCTCATCATATAGGTCTACTTGCTGAGATTCTTCCTCCGTCAGCTTCAAACATTCCCATTTTTTTTGCAAGGTCATTCATCATTTCTAAACACCCCATTCCTGCTGTAAACGGGAAAAAACAAACCACCCCTTCCTAATACCACTCTGTAGCGTAAGGAATGAAAAAACAAACCCCAATCTCTTCTACCACCTTTCTACTACCAGTGTTCTCCAATTTATTATGCAAGAGCAGACTAAACCAACCCTTCCACCACCTTTCTGCCACCACTCAGGTACATAAAGTAGACTAAACCAACCCTTCCACCACCTTACTGCCACCACTCAATGCCGTTGCGCACACACCTCGTACCCCTCTGCCACCTCCTAATTCTGTTAGAATATTCGTGGACCCCACTTCACCTCACATCCCTCTCcaagagaaaaaatagagataagAATTTCGCAACCACAAAAAAATGTATAGATATAGTCATCCATCAGTATTGTCTTTGTGAATCGGGGGGGATGAAGAAGTAATAGGGTATGGACCATGCTATAGTACTGCTCATCGAGAATTCTCAAAGAAAAGAACctgtattttttgttgttttttttttctcaaacattttttagattcattaaacatttaattttttttataaaatattaaaaaaatacttatataactattaaataaataaataaacgaaaATTGATAACTTTTATCGAGATGCATCCTCGGTGAATGCATAATTTCCCAAAGGTTATTATCAAGTTATAAATGTTAGTtagcatatatctattatatGCAGTTTGTTTATTAATGTGTGAATGAAAAAGAGGATGGTCCTTCAACGTGGTAGGCTGCGTGGAAGTATATCCTCTCATGTTGTTATTCGACTTAAGTGCTTCAAGTataaataaacacataaaatgggatatatatataatttatttaaatgttgttcaaatatttatatgaataaacGCTTCAGAACAGCCCATCAGAAGTTGTCTAAATAACAGCCCCCCACTTGTATTAAGACACGTAAGAaatctatttaaataaatattacagaAGACCACACCTGATTAAAACCCATGTGAAATAAAACTCTTCTTCCTTGCATCGAAACCCCTTCCCCCCTGGCAACCTACGAAACCCGAAACCCCTCCCTTCCCCTTCGCCGAAACCCCTTCCCCTGACAACCATACCAACTACCATCTTTTAAAGACCTTCCCCTCCTCGCTCTCTCCCACCACTCACCATAAAATTAGCAAAAATTCACTTCTCCAGAGCAGACTGCCAGACATACAAGTTCAAAATATCTTCTAATATGGAAGATACCTCACTGGCAGCACAGGCACTCGTCCCTACCTTCAAACCCAACCCCTTGCTAGACCCTGACATCGAACCACTGCCACCACTACATCCACCGCCTGATCACACGACTCCGGAGGCTGTAGGATGTGAGCTGGACAAGGACACATTGTGCCCAATATGCATGCAGATCATAATGGATGCATTTCTCACCACATGTGGCCACAGTTTCTATTACATGTGCATTGTCACCCACTTGAGAAACAAGAGCTACTGTCCTTGCTGCACTCACTACCTCACCACCAACCATA carries:
- the LOC118344828 gene encoding cyclic nucleotide-gated cation channel beta-1-like, which gives rise to MGKEEEETQFGTWMRAWMRAKFKQKEEGRNVRWKQKMITRNVVGVKDEEKNNSVKEKEGSQKQDEIQREEEINVRSEEVMSKNQDFQEDERGNAKMVSTETWKETTTENQEKKSEESREEMSEMGERIDISDCLMKLFKSTTPSDGDIEACLQAVAPCVTEEMNDNLSIPFCRDEVEEAPKHMAPLKSLGPDSFGAYFFQKHWQIVGDEIANESDHNMLNVLTILKPHSMLSFDIVFIFMPQ